The following nucleotide sequence is from Acidobacteriota bacterium.
AATCCAGAACAAGAACCAGGTAAACCCATCCTAATGTGTTGATCAGAAACTTCGTCATATCGATTCCCCAGAATTGTCTGGGCCTTGTCGCTCTGGGTTTACTTCTCTGAGGCGTCCTTTTGGCCTTGTGAATCGTTCGCTTCACCGTTAGCCCATTCTCCCTCATGATCCGATAGACCTTCTTGCAGTTGACGGTGATTCCTTCCCGATGCTTGAGCCACGCCCTCACCCTCCGGTATCCCCAAAAAGGATGAGCCTCACAGATCTTCCTGGTCAACACAAGAAGAGCTTTATCGTCCTTTCTTGCTGGCTTGTTGGCCTTTCCTCCTTTCTTCTTCCTTCGGGAATAATAACCGCTCCGGCTGATCCCAAAAGTCTCACAAAGGAATGATACTGAATGCCCTTCCTGTCTGAGCTGCTCTACCATTCCTACCTCCGGCTCATGATCTCTTCCGTTTTTTTTAGTATGTCAATCTGCAGGGCTTGCTTCCCCACAAGCTTCTGAAGTCTCTCGACCTCTTGCCTTAAGGAACTCTCCCCTGAAAAGTCTGTCTTGCCTTCCAAACCTTTCTTACCAGCTTCTAAGAACCGATCCCGCCATTTGTAAAACTGAGTCTGAGAAACTTGATGCTCCCGGCAGATCTCAGAGATCGGCGTCTGTCCTTTGAGCCCCTCAAGAACGATAGCTAACTTTTCTTCGATGGTCCATTTTCTTCCTGTCATGAGATCCTCCTCGTATGAAAATTTGAGTGCTCCATAATTGTTATTCTACAGGAGCTGATCTCTAACCCAAAGACCTGTCTACATCCAAAGGGGAGCAATATATGTGCACCTCCTTTTTCATCACTTGTTTTTCTTTTCTTCCTTCCCCTCTTGACAATTATTTTTCTACAAGGATATGATGATTGGGTAAGCTGATCATAGCTTAGCAGCCAACAGAGAAGCAAAATTGCGGCAAGCTGAAAAATGAAATTCTTAACCTTTGAGAACCTCATTAACTGTATTTATCAACGTAACATCTTAAAAGTCTTTTAAGATAATTCTATGGTTGAAGGTTCACCTCGCTAATC
It contains:
- a CDS encoding transposase — translated: MTGRKWTIEEKLAIVLEGLKGQTPISEICREHQVSQTQFYKWRDRFLEAGKKGLEGKTDFSGESSLRQEVERLQKLVGKQALQIDILKKTEEIMSRR